The following proteins are co-located in the Sphingobacteriaceae bacterium genome:
- a CDS encoding recombinase family protein — translation MQKRAILYTRVSTDEQNNGYSPADQKEKLFRFCENNNIDVIGFYHDDESGKSFDRPEWKKIMSFLRYNKNSVDYIYFLKWDRFSRNAPEAYAELGKLKKLGVEARAMEQPLDLDIPEQKVMLAIYLTAPEVDNDRRALNIFHGIRRGKKEGRWLGACPRGYKNTRNEFNRPVITPEGGTQEKLVKLAFKEFATGLYSIEEVRHRLNKKGLKCERNAFWKFLRNKAYIGKVLIPAYKGEPEEWIDGKHKAIIDEATFYKVQELLTVRRKNVPSEFKTVRPEFPLRGHLICPRCGNPLTASFSKGKMGTLYPYYHCIKGCKERQKAELLNKAFEKLLITIKPKPNSLKLFSATLKLKLKDNNTSGKAEMDAVHREIAKQKLRIANARELMLDGEMPANEFKETRIDIENKITQLTLELSKISTRMVNMDSKIDDCVELLKDLDKYYEQRDVATKKRIVSSIFPAGLIFENKKVRTLKINEVVSLVCSKRQGFRRK, via the coding sequence AGCTGATCAAAAGGAAAAGCTATTTAGATTTTGTGAAAACAATAATATCGATGTGATAGGTTTTTATCACGATGACGAAAGTGGAAAATCTTTTGATCGTCCTGAATGGAAAAAGATCATGTCATTTTTGCGTTACAATAAAAACAGTGTTGATTATATTTATTTTTTGAAGTGGGATCGTTTCTCAAGAAATGCGCCCGAAGCATATGCTGAATTAGGTAAATTAAAGAAACTAGGCGTAGAAGCAAGAGCGATGGAGCAGCCACTGGATTTAGATATTCCAGAACAAAAAGTAATGCTTGCTATATATCTAACCGCACCAGAAGTAGATAACGACAGAAGAGCACTAAATATTTTTCATGGTATAAGGAGGGGTAAAAAAGAAGGAAGATGGCTTGGTGCTTGCCCTCGTGGTTATAAGAATACGAGGAATGAATTTAATCGTCCGGTAATAACACCTGAAGGAGGAACTCAAGAGAAGTTAGTGAAGCTCGCTTTTAAAGAATTTGCAACTGGCTTGTATAGCATAGAGGAGGTAAGACACAGGCTAAATAAAAAAGGATTGAAGTGTGAACGAAATGCGTTTTGGAAATTCCTGAGAAATAAGGCTTATATAGGTAAGGTACTAATTCCTGCATATAAAGGTGAACCTGAAGAATGGATAGATGGAAAACATAAAGCAATTATTGATGAAGCAACCTTTTATAAAGTTCAAGAGCTTTTAACAGTAAGGAGAAAAAACGTTCCAAGTGAATTTAAAACAGTACGACCTGAATTCCCACTTAGAGGTCATCTTATATGCCCTAGATGTGGTAACCCATTAACGGCATCTTTCTCAAAAGGAAAAATGGGAACATTATATCCCTATTACCACTGTATTAAAGGTTGCAAGGAAAGGCAAAAGGCAGAATTGTTGAATAAAGCTTTTGAGAAACTATTGATTACTATTAAACCAAAGCCAAATTCTTTAAAATTATTTTCAGCGACACTAAAGCTTAAATTGAAGGATAATAATACAAGTGGAAAAGCGGAAATGGATGCGGTTCATCGGGAGATAGCGAAACAGAAGCTGCGTATCGCAAATGCAAGGGAATTAATGCTGGATGGTGAAATGCCAGCTAATGAATTCAAAGAAACAAGAATTGATATAGAAAACAAGATCACTCAGCTTACTCTGGAGTTAAGTAAAATAAGTACTCGCATGGTGAATATGGATTCTAAAATTGATGATTGTGTCGAACTCCTTAAAGACCTCGACAAGTACTATGAACAAAGGGATGTAGCCACTAAGAAACGTATAGTGAGTTCGATATTTCCTGCCGGGTTGATTTTTGAGAATAAAAAAGTTCGAACTCTCAAAATCAATGAAGTGGTATCGCTAGTATGCAGTAAAAGACAAGGATTTCGAAGGAAATAA